GCATCAATGCTGAGCAAGACACGCCGCTGCTGCGCTACAACTACACGTCGCTGACCACGCCGGCCTCCACCTTCGAGTACGACATGAGCACGCGCACCAGCACGCTGCTGAAGGAACAGACGGTGCTGGGCGGCTTCAACAAGCGCGACTACGTGACGGAGCGGGTGTTTGTGAAGTCGCGCGACAATGCCTTTATCCCGATATCCATCGTGTATAAGAAGGGCACCAAGCTCGACGGCAGCGCCCCGCTGCTGCAATACGCTTACGGTTCCTACGGCTTCTCGCAGGACCCCACTTTCAGCTCAGCCCGCCTGAGCTTGCTCAACCGCGGCTTCGTGTATGCGCTTTGCAACATCCGCGGGGGCCAGGAAATGGGCCGGCAGTGGTTTGAAGATGGCCGCATGCTGCACAAGAAAAACAGCTTCAACGATTTCATCGATTGCTCGCTTTACCTCACCAAGCCGCATGAGGCGGAAGTGGCCGGCGCGAAAACCAAGCAGCAGTACACCGCGCCCGACAAGCTTTTTGCCATGGGCGGCAGCGCCGGCGGCCTGCTCATGGGGGCCGTGATGAATATGCGGCCCGACCTCTACAAGGGCGTGATTGCGGCTGTGCCGTTTGTGGATGTGGTCACGACCATGTCGGACCCCAGCATTCCGCTCACCACCAGCGAGTACGACCAGTGGGGCAACCCCGCCGACGAGGAGTACTTCCGGTACATGCTCTCGTACTCGCCCTACGACAACGTGAAGGCTCAGGCTTATCCCAACACCCTTGTTACCACCGGCCTGCACGATTCGCAGGTGCAATACTTCGAGCCAGCTAAATGGGTCGCCAAGCTGCGCGCCATGAAAACGGACAAGAACCAGCTCCTGCTGCACACGGATATGAGCGCCGGCCACGGCGGCGCCTCCGGCCGCTTTAAGTCCATCGACGATACGGCGCGGCAGTATGCGTTTATGCTGCAGCTATTGGGCAAGAATCTGTAGGAATAGGTTGTCAATAACCGGCTGTCATGCAGAGCGCAGCGAAGCATCTTATCGCCGTGGAACGACTCGTTCGAACCTGATAAGATGCTTCGCTGCGCTCTGCATGACAGGAGGCGCGAGCGAGCTGCTTCGCAGCGTTCGGCATGACGTTCTACTTTTTGGTAGCGCCCCGTAAGGCATTACGGAAACACGTCCATAATCTACCCGTAACCTACCTTTGAGTTCCCACTCTCGCGCGTCAGTTCCGGCGCTGCGCTCACTATTCTCCATGCCAGACCCGCACGCTCACGCCCACCTTTCCAAAACCGACCTGCTGGCCCGCAAAAACGAAGAAGCCCTGCTCGGCGGTGGCCAGGCCCGCATCGATTCCCAACACAAAAAAGGCAAGCTCACCGCCCGCGAACGGGTTGATTTGCTGATGGACGAAGGCTCGTTCGAAGAAATTGGCAAGTTTGTGATGCACCGGGCCAAGGACTTTGGCCTCGACAAAGAACACTACCTCGGCGACGGCGTGGTGACCGGCTACGGCACCGTGAACGGCCGCCTAGTGTACGTTTTCTCGCAGGACTTCACGGTGTTTGGTGGCTCGCTGAGCGAAACGCACGCCGAGAAAATCGTCAAAATCATGGACCTGGCCATGAAGAACGGCGCCCCGGTTATTGGGCTAAACGACTCAGGCGGCGCCCGCATTCAGGAAGGCGTGGTGAGCCTGGGTGGCTACGCCGACATCTTCTACAAGAATACCCTGGCCTCGGGCGTGGTGCCGCAGCTCTCGGCCATTATGGGGCCGTGCGCGGGCGGCGCGGTATACTCGCCGGCCATCACCGACTTCATCCTGATGGTGGAGCACACGAGCTATATGTTCGTGACCGGCCCGAACGTGGTGAAGACCGTGACCCACGAAGAAGTAACCAGCGAGGAGTTGGGCGGCGCCAGCACCCACTCGGCCAAGAGCGGCGTCACGCACTTCAGCTGCGCCAACGAGGTGGCCTGCATCACGCACCTCAAGCAGCTGCTGAGCTACATGCCGCAGAACTGCGAGGAAACCGCGCCCAACCAGCCCTACGACGCCAGTGGCGACGAAAGCCGCCCGGTGCTCGACAAGCTGATACCCGACAATGCCAACCAGCCCTACGACATGCGGGAGGTGATTGAAGGCATCATCGACGCCGATTCCTTCCTTGAGGTCCACCAAAATTTTGCCGAAAACATCGTTGTGGGCTTTGCGCGCCTGGCGGGCCGCAGCATCGGCATTGTGGGCAACCAGCCCGCCGTGCTGGCCGGCGTGCTCGACATTAACGCCAGCACCAAGGCCGCGCGCTTTGTGCGCTTCTGCGACTCGTTTAACATTCCGCTGCTGGTGCTGGAAGACGTGCCCGGCTTCCTGCCCGGCACCGACCAGGAGTGGCGCGGCATCATCACAAACGGCGCCAAGCTGCTCTACGCTTTTTGCGAAGCCACCGTGCCGCGTATCACCGTCATCACCCGCAAGGCCTACGGCGGGGCGTATGATGTGATGAACTCCAAGCACATTGGCGCCGATATGAACTACGCCTGGCCCACCGCCGAAATCGCCGTGATGGGCGCCAAGGGCGCGGCCGAAATCATCTTCAAGCGCGAAATTGCCACGGCTGACGACCCTGCTGCCAAGCTGCAGGAAAAGGTAGACGAGTACCAAGAGAAATTTGCCACGCCCTACCGCGCTGCCCACCGCGGCTTCGTAGATGAGGTCATCCTGCCTTCACAGACGCGTCAGAAATTGATTCGCGCTTTCAAAATGCTGGAGAACAAGGTAGACACCATGCCGCGTAAGAAACACGGCAACATTCCGCTGTAAACTTATTTGTCATGCTGACAGAGGAAGCATCTTATCACGGCGGCCTTTGTTCTCTCTTCTACCTAGCGGCGCTGACGTGATAAGATTCTTCGCTGCGCTTTGAATGACAATTTACCTACCCATGCGTCCCGAATCTTTCGAGTTCCTCCAAACCTACCTCAACAACCCCTCCCCGACCGGCTTTGAAAAGGAAGGTCAAAAGCTGTGGCTGGATTACATCAAGCCGTATATCGACGAGTACTTTGTGGATACTTACGGCACGGTGGTCGGCGTCATCAATCCCGAGGCGAAGTACAAGGTGGTCATCGAAGCGCACGCCGATGAGATTTCCTACTTCGTGAACTACATCACCAAGGAAGGCTACTTGTACCTGCGCCGCAACGGCGGCTCCGACCCGCTGGTGGCCCCCAGCAAGCGGGTCAACATCTTCGGTGAGAAAGGCATTGTAAAAGCCGTGTTTGGCTGGCCCGCCATTCACGTGCGCAAGGTGGAGCAGGACAAGGCCCCCACCATCGAAACCGTGTTTCTGGACTGCGGTGCTTCCTCCAAGGAAGAAGTAGAGGAAATGGGCGTGCACGTGGGCTCCGTGGTCACATTTGAAGACGAGTTTACCGTGCTCAACGACAAGTACTACGTGGGCCGAGCGCTCGACAACCGCGTGGGCGGCTTCATGATAGCCGAGGTGGCGCGCATGCTCAAGGACAATAACAAGAAGTTGCCCTTCGGCCTGTACATCGTAAATGCGGTGCAGGAAGAAATTGGGCTGCGCGGCGCCGAGATGGTGGCCCACCGCATCAACCCCGACGTGGCCATCATCACCGACGTGACGCACGACAGCCAGTCGCCGATGTACGAGAAGAAGACCGCGGGCGACATTTCCTGCGGCAAAGGCCCGGTGATTACCTACGGCCCAGCCGTGCAAAACCACCTGCGCGACCTCATCATCGACACGGCCAAGCTAACCGACATCCCGTTCCAGCGGGCAGCCGCCACCCGCGCCACCGGCACCGATACCGACGCCTTCGCCTACTCTGGCTCCGGCGTGGCCGCAGCCCTGATTTCGCTGCCGCTGAAGTACATGCACACCACCGTTGAAACAGTGCACAAAGACGACGTGGACAGCGTGACCCGGCTGATTTACGAAACGCTCCTGCGCATCGAGGACGGGCACGACTTCCGCTACTTCAGCTAAGTCTTTAATTGGGTTAAACGTCTGTCATCCTGAGCTAAGCAAAGGACCTTATTCCGCCAGAACTGTTGGTTCAATGGTGATAAGGCCCTTCACTCAACTCAGGATGACTTTTTTATATGGAACTACCCGACTTTCCTTTCCCGCCCCTCACCGTGACCGACCAAATGGGCCGGCGGGTGGCGGTGCCGTTTCCGCCGCATCGCATAGTTTCGCTGGTGCCGTCGCAAACGGAACTGCTGTTTGACCTGGGGCTGGGAGACAAGGTGGTGGGCGTAACCAAGTTCTGCATTCACCCCACGGAAGCCCGCACCAAAGCCGCACTCATTGGGGGCACCAAGAACTTCGATTTCGACAAAATAGCCGCCCTGAAGCCGGACTTGATAATCGGCAATAAGGAGGAAAACTACCAGACCGGAATTGAGCTGCTTGCCGCCAAGTACCCGGTGTGGCTGAGCGACATCAGCACCTTGCCGGAAGCGTTGGACATGATTCGGCGCGTGGGCTTCATCGCGGGCGCCAAGGAGCAAGCCCAGAAGCTGGCAGCGGAAATCGAAGCTTCGTTTGTCGCACTGCCCACCGGTGGCCCGGCAGTACCGGCCGCGTACTTCATTTGGAAAAAGCCTTACATGGTAGCCGCCGCGGGTACATTCATCGACGACCTGCTGCGCCGGGCCGGCTTTGCCAACGTTTTCGCCAACTTGGGCCGCTACCCGGAAATTACGGCCGAGCAACTGGCCGCTGCCGCCCCCCAGCGCATTCTGCTATCCTCCGAGCCTTACCCTTTCGGCGAAAAGCATATCGCCGAATTCCAGGCGATATGCCCAGCAGCCAGGATTGAGATTGTCGACGGGGAGCTATTCAGCTGGTACGGCAGCCGGCTGCGCAAATCGGCGGCGTATTTCAGCCAGCTTCTTCGATAACGAAACCGCTTTTGGCCAGTTCTTTCCAGAATTGGGGGTAGGATTTCTTCACCACGGTTGGGGCTTCAATGTTGAGCTGGCCCAGCAGGGCGAGCGGCGCAAACGC
This region of Hymenobacter sedentarius genomic DNA includes:
- a CDS encoding acyl-CoA carboxylase subunit beta translates to MPDPHAHAHLSKTDLLARKNEEALLGGGQARIDSQHKKGKLTARERVDLLMDEGSFEEIGKFVMHRAKDFGLDKEHYLGDGVVTGYGTVNGRLVYVFSQDFTVFGGSLSETHAEKIVKIMDLAMKNGAPVIGLNDSGGARIQEGVVSLGGYADIFYKNTLASGVVPQLSAIMGPCAGGAVYSPAITDFILMVEHTSYMFVTGPNVVKTVTHEEVTSEELGGASTHSAKSGVTHFSCANEVACITHLKQLLSYMPQNCEETAPNQPYDASGDESRPVLDKLIPDNANQPYDMREVIEGIIDADSFLEVHQNFAENIVVGFARLAGRSIGIVGNQPAVLAGVLDINASTKAARFVRFCDSFNIPLLVLEDVPGFLPGTDQEWRGIITNGAKLLYAFCEATVPRITVITRKAYGGAYDVMNSKHIGADMNYAWPTAEIAVMGAKGAAEIIFKREIATADDPAAKLQEKVDEYQEKFATPYRAAHRGFVDEVILPSQTRQKLIRAFKMLENKVDTMPRKKHGNIPL
- a CDS encoding M42 family metallopeptidase, with product MRPESFEFLQTYLNNPSPTGFEKEGQKLWLDYIKPYIDEYFVDTYGTVVGVINPEAKYKVVIEAHADEISYFVNYITKEGYLYLRRNGGSDPLVAPSKRVNIFGEKGIVKAVFGWPAIHVRKVEQDKAPTIETVFLDCGASSKEEVEEMGVHVGSVVTFEDEFTVLNDKYYVGRALDNRVGGFMIAEVARMLKDNNKKLPFGLYIVNAVQEEIGLRGAEMVAHRINPDVAIITDVTHDSQSPMYEKKTAGDISCGKGPVITYGPAVQNHLRDLIIDTAKLTDIPFQRAAATRATGTDTDAFAYSGSGVAAALISLPLKYMHTTVETVHKDDVDSVTRLIYETLLRIEDGHDFRYFS
- a CDS encoding ABC transporter substrate-binding protein, encoding MELPDFPFPPLTVTDQMGRRVAVPFPPHRIVSLVPSQTELLFDLGLGDKVVGVTKFCIHPTEARTKAALIGGTKNFDFDKIAALKPDLIIGNKEENYQTGIELLAAKYPVWLSDISTLPEALDMIRRVGFIAGAKEQAQKLAAEIEASFVALPTGGPAVPAAYFIWKKPYMVAAAGTFIDDLLRRAGFANVFANLGRYPEITAEQLAAAAPQRILLSSEPYPFGEKHIAEFQAICPAARIEIVDGELFSWYGSRLRKSAAYFSQLLR